One genomic segment of Nitrospira sp. includes these proteins:
- a CDS encoding methylmalonyl-CoA mutase family protein, whose product MQERKSRFTSLSGCDINRLYTYHDLKDWSPEEELGAPGEFPYTRGVYPTMYRGRLWTMRQFAGFGSAEDTNRRFKYLLQHGQTGLSVAFDMPTLMGIDADDPRAHGEIGHCGVTISSLDDMERLFDGIPLDQVTTSMTINGPAAVIFAMYLAVAEKRGIGLERLDGTLQNDILKEYIAQKEWLFPPDPSLRLITDTMAYCADHVPKWHPVSISGYHIREAGSTAVQELAFTLYDGLTYVDAAVKAGLPVDRFAPQLSFFFNAHNDFFEEVAKYRAARRLWAREMTRRYRPSDPRSAQLRCHAQTAGCSLTAQQPMNNVVRTTIQALAAVMGGTQSLHTNSMDETLALPTEDSVKLALRTQQIIAQESEVTNTVDPLGGSYYVETLTNRLEEAALDYFRRLDEMGGMVRAIERGFPQREILDAAQRYLREVERKERIIVGVNEYMEPDARQISILKIGQEVENEQVARLSDLRKSRDSFRMVGAVEALQEAATCGENVMPYLIEAVKAKATLGEICLALKEVLGMYRDPVVL is encoded by the coding sequence ATGCAAGAGCGTAAATCGAGATTCACCTCCCTCTCAGGATGCGACATCAACCGTCTGTATACCTATCACGATCTGAAGGACTGGTCGCCCGAGGAGGAACTTGGAGCACCGGGCGAGTTTCCGTACACGCGAGGTGTGTATCCGACCATGTATCGCGGTCGGCTCTGGACAATGCGGCAATTTGCTGGCTTCGGATCGGCGGAGGACACGAATCGTCGCTTCAAATATCTCCTCCAGCATGGGCAAACCGGCCTGAGCGTGGCGTTCGACATGCCGACGTTGATGGGAATCGACGCAGATGATCCTCGCGCTCACGGCGAGATCGGTCATTGCGGCGTCACGATCTCGTCGCTCGACGATATGGAGAGACTGTTCGACGGCATTCCGCTTGATCAAGTCACTACGTCGATGACGATCAACGGCCCGGCCGCCGTGATCTTTGCGATGTACCTCGCGGTCGCGGAGAAGCGCGGCATCGGTCTCGAGCGGCTGGACGGCACATTGCAGAACGATATTCTGAAAGAATACATCGCTCAGAAAGAGTGGCTCTTTCCGCCGGACCCTTCACTCCGCCTGATCACCGACACCATGGCATACTGCGCCGACCATGTGCCCAAGTGGCATCCGGTCAGTATCAGCGGGTATCACATCCGGGAAGCCGGCTCGACTGCGGTGCAAGAACTGGCCTTTACCCTCTACGACGGCCTAACTTATGTGGACGCGGCGGTCAAAGCCGGTCTTCCGGTAGACCGGTTTGCTCCCCAGCTCTCGTTCTTTTTCAACGCCCACAACGACTTTTTTGAGGAAGTCGCCAAGTACCGTGCCGCCCGCCGACTGTGGGCTCGAGAAATGACGCGTCGGTATCGGCCCAGCGATCCCCGGTCGGCGCAGCTCCGGTGCCACGCGCAGACGGCCGGCTGTTCACTCACAGCGCAACAGCCCATGAACAACGTGGTCCGGACGACGATTCAGGCCCTCGCGGCCGTCATGGGCGGTACACAGTCCCTCCATACCAATTCGATGGACGAAACGCTCGCGCTGCCGACCGAAGACTCGGTGAAACTCGCGCTGCGCACCCAGCAAATCATCGCGCAGGAGAGCGAGGTCACCAATACTGTCGATCCTCTCGGCGGCTCCTATTATGTCGAGACTCTTACTAATCGACTCGAAGAGGCGGCGCTGGATTACTTTCGTCGGTTGGACGAGATGGGCGGCATGGTCAGGGCCATCGAGCGGGGCTTCCCTCAGCGTGAAATTCTCGATGCCGCGCAACGGTACCTACGTGAGGTGGAACGGAAGGAGCGAATCATCGTGGGGGTCAACGAGTACATGGAACCGGACGCACGCCAGATCTCGATCCTCAAGATCGGACAGGAAGTCGAGAATGAACAGGTGGCGCGTCTTTCGGATCTGCGGAAGTCTCGCGACTCGTTCAGAATGGTCGGCGCCGTCGAGGCACTGCAGGAAGCGGCCACGTGTGGGGAGAATGTGATGCCGTATCTCATCGAGGCGGTGAAGGCCAAGGCGACGTTAGGTGAAATTTGCCTGGCTTTGAAAGAAGTGTTGGGCATGTATCGTGATCCGGTGGTGTTGTAG
- a CDS encoding MBL fold metallo-hydrolase translates to MFGVVPKVLWEKCCPTDESNRISLSLTALLIRANGKNILVDTGLGPKEDEKFHRLFAVERTPTILESLKRLGLGPEDIHLVINTHLHFDHAGGNTVQENGSVVPTFPNAKYFIQLGEFEDAARANERTKASYRRDNFTPIAHVNQWEFLHGDTELLPGITAMVTAGHTRCHQSVKIESEGRIAFFLGDLIPTVSHLPLPYIMGYDLFPIQTLETKRWVLDRAFEEQWLLLFEHDPLVQAGHVRKDQEGKYFLREVAI, encoded by the coding sequence ATGTTTGGTGTCGTGCCGAAAGTCTTGTGGGAGAAATGTTGTCCCACCGATGAGTCGAATCGAATCTCACTCAGCCTAACAGCTCTCCTAATCAGAGCGAACGGCAAGAACATTCTGGTTGATACGGGGCTGGGGCCTAAGGAAGACGAGAAGTTTCACCGTCTGTTCGCCGTCGAGCGAACGCCGACGATCCTTGAATCCTTGAAGAGACTAGGCCTAGGACCGGAGGACATCCATCTGGTGATCAACACGCATCTGCATTTCGACCATGCCGGCGGGAACACGGTGCAAGAGAACGGATCCGTTGTGCCCACCTTTCCCAACGCCAAATACTTCATTCAACTTGGTGAGTTTGAAGATGCGGCTCGCGCCAATGAACGGACCAAGGCCAGCTACCGCCGCGATAACTTTACACCGATCGCTCACGTGAACCAGTGGGAATTCTTGCACGGGGATACTGAATTACTGCCCGGTATCACCGCCATGGTGACCGCCGGCCATACGCGCTGTCATCAGAGCGTCAAGATCGAATCGGAAGGGCGGATTGCATTTTTTCTGGGAGACCTGATTCCGACCGTATCGCATCTGCCGCTTCCCTACATCATGGGCTACGATCTCTTCCCCATCCAGACACTGGAGACGAAACGGTGGGTATTGGATCGGGCGTTTGAAGAGCAATGGCTGCTGCTCTTCGAGCATGATCCACTGGTTCAGGCTGGGCATGTCAGGAAGGATCAGGAAGGCAAGTATTTTCTTCGGGAGGTGGCGATATGA
- a CDS encoding cobalamin B12-binding domain-containing protein has product MTVASQPLRILIGKVGLDGHDRGVKLIARALRDAGMEVIYTGLHQTPEQIVNSAIQEDVDAIGLSILSGAHRTLFRRVLELLKEQDAEDIALFGGGIIPDEDVPTLTAAGVRALFRPGAPMEEIVTFVKGLKPQG; this is encoded by the coding sequence ATGACAGTAGCGAGCCAGCCTCTTCGGATTTTGATAGGCAAAGTTGGCCTCGACGGCCATGACCGGGGTGTAAAGCTCATCGCGCGAGCATTACGAGACGCTGGAATGGAGGTCATCTATACCGGGTTGCATCAGACGCCGGAGCAGATCGTTAATAGCGCGATCCAAGAGGATGTGGATGCGATCGGGTTGAGCATTCTTTCAGGAGCGCACAGGACGCTGTTCCGTCGCGTCCTCGAACTGCTCAAAGAACAGGATGCTGAGGACATCGCCTTGTTCGGCGGCGGCATCATCCCCGATGAGGATGTGCCCACGCTCACGGCGGCCGGCGTGAGGGCTCTGTTTAGGCCGGGAGCACCCATGGAGGAGATCGTGACGTTTGTGAAAGGGCTCAAACCACAGGGCTGA